From the Teredinibacter turnerae T7901 genome, one window contains:
- a CDS encoding cytochrome P450 gives MSNDFLLPANIKFKTFSLGFRNDPFNTYKTLLSDAPIFYVKGLHGKEWVVAKYEYVSSALKDRSLVKPDVVNEIAGREKNNKNEKKYLYLKSMMSNWLFFMEADRHEKIRKIMAAWFTPSKVSEINKILLKSIEDNLSTLKAEHSFDVLGDLSTKVTLTTISHLLDCARMDNRETEKYALELFKIVNPPVPVNEYDSLEQAARYFAISLREDLDREHSKQGFVQYLLKKKSCADITEDEIIGALSLVMCVGLDTTKHLIGNSLQALYSDGKQLQAIRRDTSLLNQSILECGRYNAPVSMLPRVAIEDTYIGDAKIAAGERVYFLVSAACRDGERFSEPDSLNIHRSKRSTLIFGAGHHFCLGAHLSLVIAEQVIKRLITSPDLAIHFKDFSWVSSPGIRGLERVQASWVS, from the coding sequence ATGTCTAACGATTTTTTATTGCCGGCAAACATCAAATTTAAGACGTTTTCACTTGGATTTAGGAACGACCCCTTTAACACCTATAAAACTCTGCTATCTGACGCACCCATTTTTTATGTAAAAGGCTTGCATGGTAAAGAGTGGGTTGTGGCCAAGTATGAATATGTGTCTTCTGCCCTTAAAGATCGTTCTCTGGTAAAGCCTGATGTGGTAAATGAAATTGCTGGTCGGGAAAAAAACAATAAAAACGAAAAAAAATATTTATATCTTAAATCCATGATGAGTAATTGGCTCTTTTTTATGGAGGCTGATCGTCACGAAAAAATTAGAAAAATAATGGCTGCATGGTTTACGCCTTCAAAGGTGAGCGAAATAAACAAAATATTACTTAAATCTATAGAGGATAATCTTTCTACATTAAAAGCTGAGCACTCATTCGACGTATTGGGCGACTTATCCACCAAGGTGACCCTTACCACAATATCTCACCTGCTTGATTGTGCTCGGATGGACAATCGGGAAACAGAAAAGTATGCATTGGAGTTATTCAAGATAGTAAACCCTCCGGTACCGGTCAATGAGTATGATTCGTTAGAACAAGCCGCTCGATATTTTGCGATCAGCCTCCGTGAAGACTTGGATCGTGAACATAGCAAACAAGGATTCGTGCAATACCTTCTTAAAAAGAAAAGCTGTGCTGATATAACGGAAGACGAAATCATTGGCGCTCTATCGCTGGTGATGTGTGTTGGGCTAGATACAACCAAACATTTGATCGGTAATTCTCTGCAAGCTCTCTATTCAGATGGTAAGCAACTGCAAGCAATTAGGCGCGATACAAGTTTGTTAAATCAATCTATTTTGGAGTGTGGTCGATACAATGCTCCAGTTTCAATGTTGCCCAGAGTTGCTATAGAAGATACCTATATTGGCGATGCAAAGATTGCAGCGGGGGAGAGGGTATATTTTTTAGTAAGTGCCGCGTGCAGGGATGGCGAGCGCTTTAGTGAACCCGACTCCTTGAATATCCATCGAAGTAAGAGGTCCACACTTATTTTTGGCGCTGGACACCATTTCTGTTTAGGGGCGCATTTGTCTTTGGTCATTGCAGAGCAAGTCATAAAACGGCTTATCACTAGCCCTGACTTGGCTATACACTTCAAGGATTTCAGTTGGGTTAGCTCACCAGGTATACGTGGTTTAGAGCGCGTACAGGCTTCTTGGGTTTCGTAA
- a CDS encoding AMP-binding protein produces MYLNDSHEFIPSVLERHAVRYDDVPMLHFLDDWGGVCSSLSYSRMHHEARRLALEYEKRNLRQKAVVIIGETTGDFVVAFLACLYSGAIAVPAAPPRRINSESFRRLQCILDSVSAELVIVGEQHKTLVSEVRNYTKANEFDIRTVKQLLNGSTGGFANRTCLKDAAFIQFSSGTTGDPKGVVISHGALLSNLEIIQKTFRLSSDSKLVGWLPMFHDMGLVGNLLSMLYVGGVSYMMSPNIFMQKPLLWLQSITQYKANTSGGPNFAYDLCVEKITDNEQEQLDLESWKTAFNGAEVVRPSTIQSFSDKFFKNGFDKKSFLPCYGMAEATLLVSGSHLDSIDISSAVQQCPNTQFKIHSSGPVCDGWIVKVVDPDHDIPLKDGDIGEIWISGESLFSDYWGISDKSHLRELASEKGKLFYRTGDYGKIENKQLFITGRKKEMIIIRGRNIFPHDIEGAVCELHSAFVKNGAAAVSVGNQCENLVIVQELERFEIKRLDFRDLENRIYSFVSSYFSIAPAFIGLVVKGKLPRTTSGKIKRIQLAKLLEDGSFSVLNKYSRRDLKLKAELGNAIVVPRDRKSLAKYIIDKMHQELKLPGGTLSVDTPLFQVGIDSSAAAGLTASFGKELGVSLEPTLLLEVETIEDLVIRLMGDTDIKIGV; encoded by the coding sequence ATGTATTTAAATGATTCGCATGAATTCATTCCAAGCGTCTTAGAAAGGCATGCCGTTAGATATGATGATGTGCCAATGTTACATTTCTTGGATGACTGGGGCGGCGTATGTAGTTCGCTCTCATACAGTCGAATGCATCATGAGGCGAGAAGGCTTGCCTTAGAATACGAAAAAAGAAATCTTAGGCAAAAAGCTGTGGTAATTATAGGCGAAACCACTGGCGACTTCGTTGTTGCATTTTTAGCATGCCTTTATAGTGGGGCTATTGCAGTGCCTGCGGCGCCGCCTCGAAGAATCAATAGTGAATCTTTTCGAAGGCTGCAATGTATTTTAGATAGCGTATCGGCAGAGTTGGTGATCGTTGGCGAGCAGCACAAAACGTTGGTTTCAGAAGTAAGAAATTACACTAAAGCTAATGAATTTGATATTCGTACTGTAAAGCAATTATTGAATGGTTCTACTGGTGGCTTTGCAAATCGAACGTGCTTAAAAGATGCAGCCTTTATTCAGTTTTCGTCAGGAACTACAGGTGACCCAAAAGGGGTCGTGATAAGTCATGGCGCACTTTTAAGTAACTTGGAGATCATCCAAAAAACTTTTCGTTTATCTTCAGATTCGAAATTGGTTGGCTGGTTGCCCATGTTTCACGATATGGGGCTTGTGGGTAATTTGTTGTCGATGCTTTATGTTGGCGGTGTCAGTTACATGATGTCGCCAAATATCTTTATGCAAAAGCCCTTGCTTTGGCTGCAGAGTATCACCCAATATAAGGCAAACACTAGCGGCGGGCCAAACTTTGCGTATGATTTATGTGTTGAAAAAATAACAGACAACGAGCAAGAGCAATTAGACCTTGAGAGCTGGAAGACCGCCTTTAATGGTGCCGAAGTCGTAAGGCCGTCGACGATTCAGTCTTTTAGCGATAAGTTTTTTAAGAATGGTTTTGATAAAAAGTCTTTTCTTCCCTGTTACGGTATGGCGGAAGCGACATTGCTGGTCAGCGGATCACATTTAGATAGCATTGATATATCAAGTGCAGTCCAGCAATGCCCAAACACTCAATTCAAAATACACTCTTCTGGGCCTGTATGTGATGGGTGGATCGTTAAGGTTGTGGATCCGGATCATGATATCCCGTTGAAAGACGGTGATATTGGCGAGATCTGGATTTCTGGAGAATCTTTGTTTTCCGATTACTGGGGAATTAGCGACAAGAGTCACTTAAGAGAATTGGCTTCTGAAAAAGGAAAACTATTTTACCGGACTGGAGATTATGGAAAAATAGAAAATAAACAATTGTTTATTACCGGCAGAAAGAAGGAGATGATTATCATACGCGGCAGAAATATTTTTCCGCATGATATTGAAGGTGCTGTGTGCGAGTTACATTCAGCGTTCGTAAAAAATGGAGCAGCAGCAGTTTCTGTTGGTAATCAATGCGAAAATCTAGTTATCGTTCAAGAGTTGGAGCGTTTCGAAATTAAACGGTTGGATTTTCGCGATCTGGAGAATCGAATTTACTCTTTCGTGTCAAGTTATTTTTCAATTGCGCCCGCATTCATTGGCCTAGTTGTTAAAGGGAAGTTGCCCCGCACTACAAGTGGGAAAATAAAACGGATTCAGTTGGCTAAATTATTAGAGGATGGTAGTTTTTCAGTATTAAATAAATATTCTCGTAGGGACTTAAAGCTAAAAGCGGAGCTTGGCAACGCGATTGTAGTACCGAGGGATAGAAAATCCCTTGCTAAATATATTATCGATAAGATGCATCAAGAGCTCAAGCTGCCAGGAGGTACTTTGTCTGTTGATACGCCGCTTTTTCAAGTGGGAATTGATTCTTCAGCCGCTGCGGGCCTAACAGCGTCTTTCGGTAAGGAGCTTGGCGTTTCTCTGGAGCCTACCTTGCTTCTGGAAGTTGAAACAATTGAGGATCTTGTTATCAGATTGATGGGTGACACGGATATTAAGATAGGTGTATAG
- a CDS encoding acyl carrier protein, with translation MEKRAFVSELILERLQGYLENPQITENDKFFEIGADSVIIVRLRQEIEDRCEVDVFIEDFVNGNLISIEDLVSKVVSEMILDKPLPEESSSVFADNDSISI, from the coding sequence ATGGAAAAACGCGCATTTGTTAGTGAGTTGATACTGGAGCGGCTGCAGGGCTATCTTGAAAATCCTCAAATCACGGAAAATGATAAATTTTTTGAAATAGGTGCTGATTCAGTGATCATCGTAAGGCTTCGGCAAGAAATAGAGGATCGGTGCGAGGTGGACGTATTTATCGAAGATTTTGTAAATGGTAATTTAATCTCAATCGAAGATTTGGTTAGCAAAGTGGTAAGCGAAATGATCCTGGATAAGCCTTTACCTGAAGAGAGTTCGAGTGTTTTTGCCGATAACGATTCAATAAGTATATAA
- a CDS encoding polyketide synthase codes for MSDIAVVGLSCKLPGVSSVEDFHRLLFDPRSRALNSCSDQDWYKGFDNKFFFITDEESAAMDPQQKLFLAMAYWALEDSLICSSEFPEKTGVYVGSSSFEFAMNKRKSDSCKFRLPGLGNNFIANRVSNFFNFTGPSMVVDASCASSMLAVKHACSALIAKEISLAITGGVHIHASDYVDGLYQNSGLISKKGQCRPLSNSADGFIRGEGGGSLVLKRLDEALESGNKIYAVIKGCYTNHNGTSLNITSPNLKAQLSLYEDAYGKSGVSPSDIDFIETSASGNSLGDKIEYSGLKQYFCENRNTHLYLGVLKNLIGNLESASGTIALIKAVLLLHDKKIPSQKIDDPLDPVFPLIEKSYSTLQLACEKGQCFAAVNNFGLGGSNVHTILSSHTTKHSDPNAVESDEQVFLLSAHTKDALKNRVIDYVRALEVGENNAIPLVQLASKAQRYLAVRISVVYSDRVSLIDQLKKYIDGSSSNEIYSGCSQHEPELFVNVRNVLSFVKGNEPELRRFVSRSMNGFAEERADLQDDMNDQYKKNMFLSFFKSLMSNRHFNRQFPDFDEVIRNSSMSPDVDDETYSFQRADSIFEVESAEGQREIIGAFQCQSIHHVRAKMFALGFNVCTSTPYCAKDVRVWPPLYPLFNKPS; via the coding sequence ATGTCCGATATAGCTGTGGTTGGATTGTCCTGTAAACTTCCCGGAGTATCCTCCGTAGAAGATTTTCATCGCCTCCTGTTTGATCCTCGTAGCAGAGCTTTGAATAGCTGTTCTGATCAAGATTGGTATAAGGGTTTCGATAATAAGTTTTTCTTTATTACTGACGAAGAGTCCGCAGCGATGGACCCTCAACAAAAGCTCTTTCTCGCCATGGCTTATTGGGCGCTGGAAGATTCCCTTATTTGTAGCAGTGAGTTCCCTGAAAAAACTGGTGTTTATGTGGGAAGTTCTTCCTTTGAATTTGCGATGAATAAAAGGAAATCTGATTCTTGCAAATTTCGTTTGCCAGGCTTAGGCAACAATTTTATAGCTAATAGAGTCTCAAACTTTTTCAATTTTACTGGCCCTAGTATGGTTGTTGACGCGAGTTGTGCTTCATCAATGCTGGCTGTAAAGCATGCTTGCTCCGCATTGATCGCCAAAGAAATATCCCTTGCGATTACTGGTGGGGTCCATATTCATGCTTCTGATTACGTCGATGGTTTGTACCAAAATAGTGGTTTGATTAGCAAAAAAGGACAGTGTAGGCCGTTGTCTAATTCTGCGGATGGTTTTATTCGTGGCGAAGGTGGGGGTTCTCTTGTGTTGAAGAGACTCGATGAAGCGCTAGAGAGTGGCAATAAAATATATGCAGTGATAAAAGGATGTTATACAAATCATAATGGCACATCATTAAATATTACGAGTCCAAATCTAAAAGCTCAATTGTCTCTGTATGAGGACGCTTATGGCAAATCAGGCGTTTCCCCTAGCGACATTGATTTTATTGAAACCAGTGCGTCTGGTAACTCGCTCGGAGATAAAATCGAATACAGCGGGTTAAAACAATATTTCTGTGAAAATCGTAATACCCATTTATATTTGGGTGTTTTGAAGAACTTAATAGGTAATCTTGAATCTGCGTCCGGCACGATTGCTCTTATTAAGGCGGTCTTGCTGCTGCATGATAAAAAAATACCTTCTCAAAAGATCGACGACCCTCTGGACCCAGTATTTCCTCTTATAGAAAAGTCATACAGTACGTTGCAGCTGGCTTGCGAAAAAGGTCAATGCTTTGCTGCTGTCAATAATTTTGGTTTGGGTGGCTCTAACGTTCATACGATACTCAGCAGTCATACAACAAAACATAGCGATCCTAATGCCGTTGAATCAGACGAGCAGGTCTTTCTGCTATCAGCACATACTAAAGATGCCTTGAAGAACCGTGTAATAGACTATGTCAGAGCTTTAGAAGTCGGAGAGAACAATGCGATTCCGCTTGTTCAATTAGCCTCTAAAGCGCAGCGTTATCTGGCGGTTCGCATTTCTGTCGTTTATTCAGATAGAGTCAGCTTAATAGATCAGTTAAAAAAATATATCGATGGTTCCAGCTCGAATGAAATATATTCTGGGTGTTCACAGCATGAACCTGAGCTGTTCGTCAACGTCAGAAATGTTTTGTCATTTGTTAAGGGAAATGAGCCTGAGCTTCGAAGGTTCGTATCTCGTTCCATGAATGGTTTTGCTGAAGAGCGCGCCGACTTACAAGACGATATGAATGATCAATACAAAAAAAATATGTTTTTATCGTTTTTTAAATCGCTTATGAGTAACCGACATTTTAATCGACAGTTTCCTGATTTTGACGAAGTAATCAGAAATAGCAGTATGTCACCAGATGTTGATGATGAGACATATAGTTTTCAGCGTGCTGACAGTATTTTCGAGGTAGAATCTGCCGAAGGCCAGCGAGAGATAATTGGTGCTTTTCAATGTCAGTCGATTCATCACGTTAGAGCAAAGATGTTCGCGCTTGGCTTTAATGTTTGCACATCTACCCCGTATTGCGCTAAAGATGTTCGAGTCTGGCCGCCACTGTACCCCTTGTTTAACAAACCTTCTTGA